The genomic window ATCTGCATGTTCATGGCGACCGGCTGCTACGGTTTCTTATGCCATCGCTTGGAAGCTCCGCAGCGCGTGCTGTCCTGCGCCGCCCTGTCGAAATTCAGGATGTCAGTGCCATCGAAACGCTGGCGAACCTGCTGGTGAACGAGCTTTTTCATCCGGCCAAACATGCCATTTATGCCGAAAGCCTTGTCGGCACCATTGCCGCAGCTCTTCTCGATATTCCGATAGAAGACGATGGAAATGCCAATGGACGACTGACACAGGCACAGATGAACAAGCTTGTGGCGCGGTTCGATGCGCACGGAAACGGACGCATGAGCGTTGCCGAGATGGCCGCGACGGTAGGTCTGTCCGAAAGCTGGTTCACGACGGTGTTCAAGCAGACTTCGGGAAAGACGCCGTTGCAATGGCAATTAGCCCGGCGCATCGAGACGGCCCAGCGCCTCCTGACGGAAAGCGACCTCAGCGTCGCCGATATTGCAGCCCAGCTCGGCTTTTCCGATCAGGCGCATCTGACCAAGGCCTTCCGCCACGTGGCGGGCGAGACACCGGCCGCCTGGCGGCGGATGAAGCTGTCTCTCTGAAGGACCCCGTATTCTGGAATTGAAAAGCCCTGCCCGGGTTTTCCGGGCAGGGCTGATTTTAAGCTTACCAGGTCTGGCGGATCGTCGCGTAGATGGCGCGGCCCGGATTGTAGAAGAGCGCGCCGCCGTCGCTGTGGGCGAGGTGCTTTTCGTCGAACAGGTTGCTGACGTTCAGCTGGAAGCTGGTGTTTTCCTGGATCGCATAGGTGAAGGCGGCGTCGAAGACGACGGCTCCCTTGGACTTCATCGTATTGGCATTGTTGAAGTAGTAGGGGCCGATATAGCGTGCGCCAAGGCCGAAGGTCATGTCACCAAGCGTTCCGTTGCCTTCCAGCGTGTAGGTGCCCCAGATCGAAGCCATGTGCTCGGGAACCTGGGAGAAACGCTTGCCGTCATAGGTGCCGCCCGGCTCGACGATCTCGGAGTCGATGTAGGAATAGGCGGCGATGACATTAATGTTGTTGGTGACCTCGGCCTTTGCCTCGAGGTCGATACCGCGGTGACGGATCTTGTCCACGGTCGACGGCAGATATGTCGGCGCGTCATAGGTCGTGATGTTCTGCATCGTCAGGTCGTAGACGGATGCGGTGAATAGGGCGGGGAAGGCATCCGGCTTGTACTTGATGCCGACTTCATACTGTTTGCCGGTGGTCGGCTCCGTGCCCGTGCTCGGCGGCGCGACGGATTCGGCGTAGCTCACATAGGTCGCCAGTTCCTCCGTGATCTTGTAGCTCAGGCCGATGCGCTTGGAGAATTCGCTGTAATCCTCCTGCTTCGACGTACCCGCGACCGCATTCGTTTCCTTGAGGTCGAGCCAGTCATTGCGCAGGCCGATGGTCGCCGTCAGCTTGTCGTTGAAGGTCAGGTCCTGCTGCAGGTAAAGCGCCTGGTTGTTCTGCTTGTTGTTCGGGCTGCTATAGGGGCCGGTCGCGTAGGACGGGCCGCCAGCGCCGACGACATTCGTCCAGTCGACGCTCGGGGCTACTTCCCAGTAGTTGTCCGTCGTGCTGTCGTGCTTGCCGTATTCGACACCGACCAGCGTCTTGCTGTCCACGAGATCGAAGCTGGTGTCGTATTGCACATGGGCGTCGAGGACCAGATTCTCGTCCTCGCTGTCGCTGCCGAAGTAATAGCGGGAGGCGAGGTTCGGGCCGCTGGTGTCGATGCCGCTGAGGTAGGCATAACCGAAATCGGCGCTCGATTTGCTGTAGCGCGCGCTTGCGTTGAAGGTGAAGCCGCTGCCGAAATCATGATCGAACAGGAGGGTATAAGTGTTCCTGTTCGCGTTGTTGTAGTTGTAGTCGGGATCGCCGAAGAAGCTGGACCGGTTGAAATCCGTGCCCAGCGGGGAACCGCCGTTGGACGGCGTGCCATCCTTGTCGAGGTGATCGAACACGAAGGACAGGCTGGTCACGTCGGTCGGACGCCAGGTGAGGCCGCCCATGATGAAGTTCTCGTCGTTCTGCGAGTAGTCGTACTCGCCGTCCGAACGCTGGAACTTGCCGGTCAGGCGGTAGGACAGGGTGTCGTCCTCGGTGATGTTGTCGCCGAAGTCGAAACCCGTTTCCTTGTGATCGAACGACCCGCCGGTGGCATAGACTTCGCCGAAGCGGCCGCTCTTGGGGGTCTTGGTCACATAGTTTACCGCGCCGCCCGGATCGGAAACGCCGAAACCGGTGGAGCTGGCGCCCTTCAGCACTTCGATGCGATCGAAGGCATAGGGCTCTTCCAGCACGCCGCCCCAGCTCCGGCCAAGCATGAGGCCGTCACGATAGGTAAAGGGATAGAAGCCGCGGATCTTGAAGTAGTCGTAGCGGTCGTCGGAACCGTAGAAATCCGTCACCACGCCAGCCGTATACTGCAGGACCTTCTCGACGCTGTCGGCAGCGCGTTCCTGGACTTCCTTGGAGGTGATGACCGAGACCGAAGCGGGCGTATCAAGGATCTCCGTGGCCATCTTGCCGGCGCCGGTCGTCGATGTGGCGACGATCGTCTTGGAGCTGTCATTGCTGCCGGTGCCCTGGACCGTAATCGTTTCCAGAACGGTGGAGTTGTTCGTGCTGTCGGCGTCCTGAGCCAGAAGCGAACCCGGCAGGAAAGCTGCCAGTGCCGTGCACCCCAAAAGAACGGCGCTGCGATAGCCGATGAGCGTCTGCCTGTCCTGGACGCCTCTTGCCTGCTTACTCATAGTCAAAGATCCAAACCTTGATGTTGTGACAACCCACGCCCGACGGGAGGTGCCGGCGCGGACGTTAAGACGTGAGCGAAGATGATCGTGCACAGTCAGCCCGCGGCCCTCGTGGTCCGAAATCCCCAACGGAAACCATCTGGTGAGCGGGATTGTCTGATGTCCCCTTCATGGGTGTTTTAACTTGAGCATTTTTATCTGGTATTGTAACTTTCAGCAGTTTTGTACAAACCGCCGGAAAGTTCGCTCCTGTTGTCAGCCCGTTCGTGGTAGCAGCCTTGACGCTGTTGCAGAAACCTGAGACGGACGGTCAACTTCAATGCAAAACGAGAATTTGCGATGCTGCGCTTCCTCCGCTCATTCGCCCCGGTGACCATCCTCTTCCTGTCTCTTATTGCCTCTGGCACTGCGCAGGCAGACGATGACACCGTGTATCCGATCACCATCGAACATGCCTTCGGCACGACGAAAATCCCGAAAAAGCCCGAGCGCGTGGCGACCATCGCCTGGGCCAATCACGAGGTGCCGTTGGCGCTTGGCGTCGCGCCCGTCGGCATGGCGCGCGCCAATTTCGGCGATGATGATGGCGACGGTATCCTGCCGTGGAACCAGGAGAAGCTGGACGAACTGCATGCCGAGACGCCGGTTCTCTTCGACGAAGGCGACGGCATCGATTTCGAGGCGGTGGCGGCGACAAGACCGGACGTCATCCTTGCTGCCTATTCGGGTCTCAGCCAGTCCGACTATGAGACGCTGAGCCAGATCGCCCCGGTTGTCGCCTATCCCAAGGCGCCGTGGTCCACGGACTGGCGCACCACGATCCGCATGGATAGCGTGGGCATGGGCATGGCGGCCGAAGGCGAAAAGCTGATCGTCAAGATCGAGAAGGAAATCGCCGACGAGGTTGGGAAATATCCCGAACTCAAGGGCAAGACGGCAATGTTCGTCACCCATCTCGACGCGACCGATCTCAGCGTCGTCAATTTCTACACGACGCAGGATACCCGGGTGCAATACTTCGCGGATCTCGGGCTCGATACGCCGAAAAGCGTTGCCGAAGCTTCAACCAACGGGACCTTCGCGGGCTCCGTCAGCGTCGAACGGATCGATGCCTTCGACGATGTCGACATTCTCGTCACCTATGGCGGCAAGACGCTGAAGGACGCAATGACGTCCAATCCGCTGTTCGCCGATATGCCGGCAGTCGCCCACGATTCGATGGTCTTGCTCGGCAATAACTCGGTCGGCAACGCGGCCAATCCGACACCGCTCTCTATCTCATGGGTGCTGAAGGATTATGTGGCCGTGCTCGCCGAAGCCGCCAGAAAATCGGCCAAAAAACCGGAATGAACGTGAACAGCTATCCAGCCTCCATCGGCACGCGGTTTTCAGTCCATAGCGATCGTGGCCGCAGCCTTTGGTTTGCCGTGATGGTCGCGGTCGTGAGTTTGCTCTGCCTGTCGTCGCTTGCAATTGGCACTCGCGACGTTGGCCTCGATGAAATTTTCGCTGCTCTCGGCGGCAAGGCCGATACCATCGGTGAAGCGGCGGTCGCCATGCGCATACCGCGCACGGTGCTTGCCGCGCTTGCCGGGGCAGCACTTGGCCTCGCCGGTGCCATCATGCAGGGCGTGACCCGCAATCCGCTGGCGGACCCCGGCATTCTGGGCGTCAACATGGGTGCGTCGCTTGCCGTGGTCGTCGGTGTCGCATGGTTCAACATGTCGTCGGCCTATAGCTATATCTGGACCGCCATTGCCGGGGCGGGGAGTGCGGCACTCTTCGTTTACACCATCGGCTCGCTCGGTCGCGGCAAGGCCACGCCGCTGAAGCTTGCGCTCTCCGGGGCCGCCACCTCGGTCGCATTCTCCTCGCTTGTCATCGCAATTGTTCTGCCGCGAAACGATATCGCCGGAGGCATCCGGGCATGGCAGGTTGGCGGCGTCGGCGGCGCGACCTTCGATCGTATCTCCCATATCGTGCCTTTTCTGCTCGTGGGCTTCGCCATCAGCCTCCTGTCGGCGCGGAAGCTGAATTCGCTGGCGCTGGGCGATGAACTTGCCGCCGGTCTCGGCGAAAGCGTGGCCTTTGCTCGCGGCATGGCGGCGCTGGGTGCGATCCTGCTTTGCGGCGCGACGACGGCCGTCTGCGGCCCGATCGGTTTTGTAGGGCTGGTCGTACCGCATGTCTGCCGCCTGCTGGCTGGTGTCGACCATCGCTGGCTTCTGCCGTTTTCAGCCCTTGGCGGTGCCGCTCTTCTGCTCGCAAGCGACGTGCTCGGGCGCATCGCCGCTCGTCCTTCGGAGGTGGATGTCGGTGTGGTCACTGCGCTGGTCGGCGCACCCTTCTTCATCTGGATCGTCAGGCGGCAGCGGGTGAAGGAACTCTGATGACCCTTTCCGCAACAACGGTGGCCATCGCAGCGGGCCGCCACAGCCGTTCGCAAAGACGTCTCGCCGTCATCGCGGTTCTGATCGCGGCACTCTTCGGAATGTTCGCCCTGACCCTGACGAGCGGTCAGTCATACACGTCGCCTTCGGACGTCATTCGTGTGCTGCTTGGTGAAAATGTGCCGGGCGCGAGCTTTACGGTCGGGCAACTCCGTCTGCCGCGCGCCGTCCTCTCTATTCTGGCGGGATTAAGCTTCGGGCTTGCCGGCGTCACTTTCCAGATCATGCTGCGCAATCCACTGGCAAGCCCCGATATCATCGGCATCAGCGCCGGCGCGAGTGCGGCTGCCGTCTTCGCCATCGTCGTGCTGTCGCTCAAGGGACCCATCGTCTCGATTTTCGGCGTTGCCTCCGGTCTGGGCGTTGCGCTCCTCGTCTACGGTCTTTCATTCCGTAACGGCGTCGCCGGAACACGGCTCATTCTCGTCGGCATTGGCGTTTCATCCATGCTGGACAGCGTGACCGCCTACATCCTTGCCCGCGCGCCGGCATGGAACCTGCAGGAGGCGATGCGCTGGCTGACTGGCAGCGTCAACGGCGCGCAACTCGATCAGTCCTTGCTGATCTTCGTCAGCCTGGTCTTGTTCGGTGGTCTGCTGCTGTCCCGTGCTCGCGATCTTGAAGTCCTGCGGCTCGGCGACGATACTGCGGCGGCGCTGGGGGTTGGCGTCTCCGTTACGCGCGTTCTGATTATTATCGCAGCCGTCGGCCTGATTGCGGTCGCTACCGCGATCTCCGGCCCGATCGCCTTCGTTGCCTTCCTGTCCGGCCCGATCGCGGCACGAGTGATCGGCAACAATGGTTCGTTGCTCGTTCCGGCGGCGCTGATCGGGGCTCTGCTCGTGCTGGTCAGCGATTACTGCGGCCAGTTCCTGCTGCCGGCGCGCTATCCCGTTGGTGTCGTCACCGGCGCGCTCGGAGCCCCTTATCTCATCTACCTCATCATCCGCATTCATCGCAGCGGGGGCTCGCTATGACCTTCAATCACACGCTGACCGCGACCACGCTTTCGACCGGATATGGCGAAACCATCATCCTTCGGGATCTCGATCTCGCCATAACTCCCGGCAGAATCACTGCAATCGTCGGCGCCAATGCCTGCGGCAAGTCCACCCTGCTGCGGACCCTGTCGCGGCTGCTTGCGCCGAAGGAGGGACAGGTTCTTCTCGACGGCAAGTCGATCCACCGCATGCCTTCGCGGGAGCTTGCGCGAACGCTCGGGCTCCTGCCGCAGTCGCCTATTGCGCCCGAGGGCATCACCGTGGCCGATCTCGTCAGTCGCGGCCGCCATCCGCATCAGGGGCTCTTTTCCCGCT from Rhizobium sp. ACO-34A includes these protein-coding regions:
- a CDS encoding AraC family transcriptional regulator, yielding MITRTEGIRATAPARWRGFDGVMSVYWDAVGQAGANAYYLSPDPRIVVFFTDVSQQIRISNEAGAFGRRDRPMTRAIYVPAGMPLWTQFTAVHRFSHLDLHVHGDRLLRFLMPSLGSSAARAVLRRPVEIQDVSAIETLANLLVNELFHPAKHAIYAESLVGTIAAALLDIPIEDDGNANGRLTQAQMNKLVARFDAHGNGRMSVAEMAATVGLSESWFTTVFKQTSGKTPLQWQLARRIETAQRLLTESDLSVADIAAQLGFSDQAHLTKAFRHVAGETPAAWRRMKLSL
- a CDS encoding TonB-dependent siderophore receptor, with the protein product MSKQARGVQDRQTLIGYRSAVLLGCTALAAFLPGSLLAQDADSTNNSTVLETITVQGTGSNDSSKTIVATSTTGAGKMATEILDTPASVSVITSKEVQERAADSVEKVLQYTAGVVTDFYGSDDRYDYFKIRGFYPFTYRDGLMLGRSWGGVLEEPYAFDRIEVLKGASSTGFGVSDPGGAVNYVTKTPKSGRFGEVYATGGSFDHKETGFDFGDNITEDDTLSYRLTGKFQRSDGEYDYSQNDENFIMGGLTWRPTDVTSLSFVFDHLDKDGTPSNGGSPLGTDFNRSSFFGDPDYNYNNANRNTYTLLFDHDFGSGFTFNASARYSKSSADFGYAYLSGIDTSGPNLASRYYFGSDSEDENLVLDAHVQYDTSFDLVDSKTLVGVEYGKHDSTTDNYWEVAPSVDWTNVVGAGGPSYATGPYSSPNNKQNNQALYLQQDLTFNDKLTATIGLRNDWLDLKETNAVAGTSKQEDYSEFSKRIGLSYKITEELATYVSYAESVAPPSTGTEPTTGKQYEVGIKYKPDAFPALFTASVYDLTMQNITTYDAPTYLPSTVDKIRHRGIDLEAKAEVTNNINVIAAYSYIDSEIVEPGGTYDGKRFSQVPEHMASIWGTYTLEGNGTLGDMTFGLGARYIGPYYFNNANTMKSKGAVVFDAAFTYAIQENTSFQLNVSNLFDEKHLAHSDGGALFYNPGRAIYATIRQTW
- a CDS encoding ABC transporter substrate-binding protein, translating into MLRFLRSFAPVTILFLSLIASGTAQADDDTVYPITIEHAFGTTKIPKKPERVATIAWANHEVPLALGVAPVGMARANFGDDDGDGILPWNQEKLDELHAETPVLFDEGDGIDFEAVAATRPDVILAAYSGLSQSDYETLSQIAPVVAYPKAPWSTDWRTTIRMDSVGMGMAAEGEKLIVKIEKEIADEVGKYPELKGKTAMFVTHLDATDLSVVNFYTTQDTRVQYFADLGLDTPKSVAEASTNGTFAGSVSVERIDAFDDVDILVTYGGKTLKDAMTSNPLFADMPAVAHDSMVLLGNNSVGNAANPTPLSISWVLKDYVAVLAEAARKSAKKPE
- a CDS encoding iron ABC transporter permease, coding for MNVNSYPASIGTRFSVHSDRGRSLWFAVMVAVVSLLCLSSLAIGTRDVGLDEIFAALGGKADTIGEAAVAMRIPRTVLAALAGAALGLAGAIMQGVTRNPLADPGILGVNMGASLAVVVGVAWFNMSSAYSYIWTAIAGAGSAALFVYTIGSLGRGKATPLKLALSGAATSVAFSSLVIAIVLPRNDIAGGIRAWQVGGVGGATFDRISHIVPFLLVGFAISLLSARKLNSLALGDELAAGLGESVAFARGMAALGAILLCGATTAVCGPIGFVGLVVPHVCRLLAGVDHRWLLPFSALGGAALLLASDVLGRIAARPSEVDVGVVTALVGAPFFIWIVRRQRVKEL
- a CDS encoding ABC transporter permease: MTLSATTVAIAAGRHSRSQRRLAVIAVLIAALFGMFALTLTSGQSYTSPSDVIRVLLGENVPGASFTVGQLRLPRAVLSILAGLSFGLAGVTFQIMLRNPLASPDIIGISAGASAAAVFAIVVLSLKGPIVSIFGVASGLGVALLVYGLSFRNGVAGTRLILVGIGVSSMLDSVTAYILARAPAWNLQEAMRWLTGSVNGAQLDQSLLIFVSLVLFGGLLLSRARDLEVLRLGDDTAAALGVGVSVTRVLIIIAAVGLIAVATAISGPIAFVAFLSGPIAARVIGNNGSLLVPAALIGALLVLVSDYCGQFLLPARYPVGVVTGALGAPYLIYLIIRIHRSGGSL